In one Bombyx mori chromosome 22, ASM3026992v2 genomic region, the following are encoded:
- the LOC101742451 gene encoding tRNA (guanine(37)-N1)-methyltransferase produces the protein MTFTLIIRLLHTMTSSLVPLNVRGMKVLDRSKFLRNIKVPVLKVSEQTLAKITPLCKSYFLKLERFKPVQSSKLDGEESKKNIYLNPDTINSWTDIEENVRKDMSVFEVNESNFNTQEIQLTYDNWSFDIIFNAVLPENEEKLSSFSHIGHIIHLNLRDHLLDYRFLIGEVLLDKIRSCRTVVNKSNTINNTYRNFSMELLAGDEDYIVTVKENRCNFEFDFSKVYWNPRLCKEHERILSYLKQGDVLFDIFCGVGPFSIPAAKRKTIVYANDLNPESYKWLNHNAEKNKINNQYFKSYNLDGKEFILTVLKDYLLDLCNEKRKLDDSSRIHITMNLPALAVEFLKYFKGLVRSENVNNLKNEIIVYVYCFAATKEIAKEMVCENIAIDISKNIIEVFDVRNVSPKKEMMRVTIKLTNDILCINSDDHSEPPLKKLCVESK, from the coding sequence ATGACTTTTACATTAATCATTAGACTTTTACATACAATGACTTCCTCTTTGGTTCCCCTCAATGTTCGTGGTATGAAGGTCCTTGACCGCTCAAAATTCTTGCGTAACATCAAAGTGCCAGTGTTGAAGGTCAGTGAACAGACATTGGCGAAAATTACACCACTCTGCAAGTCTTACTTTTTAAAACTGGAACGATTCAAGCCGGTACAGAGCTCGAAGCTGGACGGAGAGGAgtccaaaaaaaacatttacttgAACCCTGATACTATAAACAGTTGGACTGATATTGAAGAAAATGTTCGGAAGGACATGTCCGTCTTCGAGGTCAATGAATCCAACTTTAATACCCAAGAAATACAACTGACATACGATAATTGGAGTTTTGACATCATTTTCAATGCTGTCTTACCTGAAAATGAAGAAAAACTAAGCAGTTTCTCACACATCGGACACATCATTCACTTGAATTTACGAGATCATTTACTTGATTATCGTTTCTTGATTGGTGAAGTCTTGCTCGACAAAATAAGGTCATGTCGGACTGTAGTCAATAAAAGTAAcactataaataatacatatcgCAACTTCAGCATGGAACTTTTAGCAGGGGACGAAGATTATATTGTTACTGTCAAAGAAAATCGATGTAATTTCGAATTTGATTTCTCAAAAGTTTACTGGAATCCAAGATTATGTAAAGAGCACGAAAGAATACTAAGTTATTTGAAACAAGGCGATGTCTTATTTGACATCTTCTGTGGAGTTGGACCATTCTCGATACCAGCAGCGAAACGCAAAACCATTGTTTATGCAAACGACCTGAATCCTGAATCATACAAATGGTTGAACCATAATgcagagaaaaataaaataaacaatcaaTACTTTAAATCATACAATTTGGATGGTAAGGAATTCATTTTAACTgtgctcaaagattatttattaGATCTATGTAATGAAAAAAGAAAGCTCGATGATAGTTCTCGGATACACATTACCATGAATCTACCAGCATTGGCAGttgaatttttgaaatattttaagggTTTGGTGCGTAGTGAGaatgtaaataatttgaaaaatgaaattatagtttatgtttattgttttgcGGCTACAAAGGAAATTGCAAAGGAAATGGTCTGTGAAAATATTGCCATTGATATCTCAAAGAATATAATTGAAGTGTTTGATGTACGTAATGTGTCTCCAAAGAAGGAGATGATGCGTGTTACCATTAAGTTAACTAATGATATTTTGTGCATAAATAGTGATGATCATAGTGAACCTCCTTTGAAAAAGTTATGTGTTGAAAGTAAATAG